In a single window of the Coffea eugenioides isolate CCC68of chromosome 3, Ceug_1.0, whole genome shotgun sequence genome:
- the LOC113765276 gene encoding shewanella-like protein phosphatase 2, protein MVEMKQLETSPSNITCQNLPFLLSSFVDTFVDFSVSGGLFLLPQGLNPEPKSNPYFNSNSVDPKSNPDFNSNSVDPKVSTTLQTIFPAPTRLIAIGDLHGDLSKAKQALRLAGLVNGEDRWCGGSSTVVQVGDILDRGGDELKIMYLFEKLRREAVKDGGTIITMNGNHEIMNIDGDFRFATKEGLEEFKDWAMWYCVGNDMKKLCEGFGGPTEDPFDGIPHEFSHVKPELLRGIRARIAALRPEGPIAERFLSRNQTIVVVGDSVFAHGGLLPNHVEYGLEKVNEHVRDWILGVRDNVARELVKGKDSIVWTRKYSHKVGKHCDCSTLEYVLNTIPGAKRMIMGHTIQQGGINGACSNRAIRIDVGMSKGCGNGLAEVLQINENSQITILTSNPLYQRKNETLGANLQDELGSVIPKQGQKQVEVHA, encoded by the coding sequence ATGGTGGAGATGAAGCAACTAGAAACATCCCCAAGCAATATCACATGCCAAAACCTCCCTTTTCTGCTCTCCTCTTTCGTGGACACTTTCGTTGACTTTTCTGTGAGCGGTGGGCTCTTCCTGTTACCTCAGGGCCTGAATCCAGAACCAAAAAGCAATCCTTATTTTAATTCCAATAGTGTTGACCCCAAAAGCAATCCTGATTTTAATTCCAATAGTGTTGACCCCAAAGTTTCAACCACATTGCAAACCATCTTCCCGGCTCCTACTCGGCTCATAGCCATTGGCGATCTCCATGGTGACCTTTCAAAGGCCAAGCAAGCTCTCCGCCTTGCAGGCCTTGTTAATGGTGAGGATCGCTGGTGTGGTGGCTCCAGCACTGTGGTACAAGTTGGTGACATCTTGGATCGTGGTGGTGATGAACTGAAGATAATGTACTTGTTTGAGAAACTGAGAAGAGAAGCAGTCAAGGATGGGGGAACCATTATTACTATGAATGGGAATCACGAAATTATGAACATTGATGGGGATTTCCGTTTTGCAACTAAAGAGGGTTTGGAAGAGTTCAAGGATTGGGCTATGTGGTACTGTGTCGGGAATGACATGAAGAAGTTGTGTGAGGGGTTTGGTGGCCCCACAGAGGACCCTTTTGACGGAATCCCTCATGAGTTTTCTCATGTTAAGCCGGAGCTTCTGCGTGGTATTAGAGCACGTATAGCTGCATTAAGGCCAGAGGGACCAATTGCGGAGAGGTTTTTGTCAAGAAACCAGACAATTGTAGTGGTAGGCGATTCTGTTTTTGCACATGGAGGGCTTTTGCCTAATCATGTAGAGTATGGGTTGGAGAAGGTGAATGAGCATGTGAGGGATTGGATTCTTGGGGTGAGGGACAATGTTGCTAGGGAGTTAGTTAAGGGCAAGGATTCCATTGTTTGGACAAGGAAGTACTCCCATAAGGTGGGGAAACATTGTGATTGTTCAACTCTTGAATATGTTCTGAACACAATTCCTGGGGCGAAGAGGATGATTATGGGGCATACTATTCAGCAAGGTGGCATTAATGGAGCTTGTAGTAACAGAGCGATCAGGATAGATGTGGGTATGTCAAAGGGATGCGGCAATGGATTGGCTGAGGTATTGCAGATTAATGAAAATTCTCAGATCACGATCTTGACGTCAAATCCTTTGTATCAGAGAAAGAATGAGACTTTGGGTGCTAATCTACAAGATGAACTTGGATCCGTAATCCCTAAACAAGGGCAGAAGCAAGTTGAGGTGCATGCTTAA